In Limibacter armeniacum, a single window of DNA contains:
- a CDS encoding S41 family peptidase — translation MKKTLSITLISLLIFSCSYSEKQKSSLDGVWESIGSSRIIEIKKDSFQLYDFSVISCLPVRKGLTSEFDDAIKVKGDTLLMKVGVMPYYYKRVDSLPELCLETISPKKKSDPVYNFEVFAKTIEENYVFMKLNHLNWDSLYTSFKSKVTANTTDVELYQLMHQLLKGIHDNHGYLEASDAVDQELEKQEQSIVDVHMKEYGDFEIADMVAAHYLKEDLTKDSWLIRWGEMDNGYGYILIKAMWLFADLQLTEADVNEKGYVDAYVSKFHQMDEGQYIEQERKAVAKLMDGVIQDLKNAETILIDIRFNGGGQDAVSLEILSRLNNTRRKVITQKLKYKAGYSPINAIYLEAKDSAYQKPVFLLTSQQTASAAETMALAAMSLPNVKRIGAHTSGALSTALEKTLPNGWHFTISNELFMDTTGTFYENKGVPVNAQLDYPEDRQTFFRSVANDLEGDKKKVLEVVENHLSK, via the coding sequence ATGAAAAAAACATTATCAATCACCTTAATCTCATTACTCATTTTTTCTTGTAGTTATTCAGAAAAGCAGAAATCATCTCTTGATGGGGTTTGGGAATCAATAGGCTCATCCAGAATCATTGAGATAAAGAAAGATAGTTTTCAACTCTATGATTTTTCAGTAATATCCTGTTTACCAGTAAGAAAAGGATTAACATCCGAATTTGATGATGCAATCAAAGTCAAAGGTGATACACTTTTAATGAAAGTAGGGGTTATGCCTTACTATTATAAAAGAGTTGATAGCCTTCCTGAATTGTGTTTGGAAACAATCTCTCCCAAGAAAAAAAGTGACCCTGTTTATAATTTTGAAGTTTTTGCTAAAACCATAGAAGAGAACTACGTTTTTATGAAACTGAACCATCTCAATTGGGATAGTTTGTATACTTCGTTTAAGAGTAAGGTTACTGCAAATACGACAGATGTAGAACTTTATCAGTTGATGCATCAATTGCTGAAGGGTATCCATGATAATCACGGCTATTTGGAAGCATCAGATGCAGTAGATCAAGAGTTGGAAAAGCAGGAGCAATCCATTGTTGATGTACATATGAAAGAATATGGTGATTTTGAAATTGCAGATATGGTCGCAGCACATTACCTGAAGGAAGATTTAACAAAGGATTCATGGCTTATCCGATGGGGGGAAATGGACAATGGCTATGGTTATATTTTGATCAAAGCCATGTGGCTTTTTGCGGATTTACAGCTCACAGAAGCAGATGTAAATGAAAAAGGATATGTTGACGCATATGTATCGAAGTTTCACCAAATGGATGAAGGGCAATACATAGAACAAGAGCGGAAAGCAGTTGCTAAACTGATGGACGGTGTAATACAAGACCTGAAGAATGCTGAGACCATTCTGATTGATATTAGGTTTAATGGAGGTGGACAAGACGCTGTAAGCCTTGAAATCCTGAGCAGGTTGAATAACACAAGGAGAAAAGTAATAACTCAAAAGCTAAAATATAAAGCAGGTTACTCACCTATAAATGCCATTTATTTAGAAGCGAAGGATTCAGCTTATCAAAAACCTGTGTTTTTACTAACTTCACAACAGACTGCTAGTGCTGCTGAAACGATGGCTTTGGCTGCTATGTCATTACCAAATGTCAAGAGAATTGGCGCACATACATCTGGTGCGCTCTCAACAGCTTTGGAAAAAACACTGCCAAATGGTTGGCATTTTACCATTTCCAATGAACTGTTTATGGATACAACAGGCACTTTTTATGAAAACAAAGGAGTTCCTGTAAATGCTCAATTAGATTACCCAGAAGATAGGCAAACATTTTTCAGAAGTGTCGCCAATGATTTGGAAGGAGATAAAAAGAAAGTACTGGAAGTGGTTGAAAATCATTTAAGCAAGTAA
- a CDS encoding class I SAM-dependent methyltransferase, whose protein sequence is MSHYNKEYFDWQKNIGAFGGSANLFKFDDFVREDTKVIDFGSGGGFLLSNMKSTEKVGVEINPVARENANKMGIKTVEDANELENEWADVIISNHALEHVESPLDELKKLNTKLKKGGKIVFVVPYERNNKYKEGDINFHLYTWSEMNLGNLFSLAGFKVISVGELKHKWPPKFAKIRQVFGDSIFHLSCKIYGRISTGVSQIRIVAEK, encoded by the coding sequence ATGAGCCATTACAATAAAGAGTATTTCGACTGGCAAAAAAATATCGGTGCATTTGGCGGAAGCGCAAACCTTTTCAAGTTTGACGATTTTGTGAGAGAAGACACCAAGGTGATTGACTTTGGCTCTGGAGGTGGGTTTTTGCTTTCCAATATGAAGTCAACAGAAAAGGTTGGAGTGGAGATTAATCCAGTCGCAAGGGAGAATGCTAATAAAATGGGCATCAAAACGGTTGAAGATGCAAATGAGCTAGAGAATGAATGGGCAGATGTGATTATCTCTAATCATGCTTTGGAACATGTAGAAAGTCCACTAGACGAATTAAAGAAATTGAATACTAAGCTTAAGAAAGGTGGTAAAATCGTATTTGTAGTTCCGTATGAAAGGAATAATAAATACAAAGAAGGGGATATCAACTTTCATTTGTATACATGGTCTGAAATGAATTTGGGTAACCTATTTAGCTTGGCAGGGTTTAAAGTTATTTCTGTTGGGGAGTTGAAACATAAATGGCCTCCGAAGTTCGCCAAGATTAGGCAGGTATTTGGAGATAGTATTTTTCATCTCTCTTGTAAAATATATGGAAGGATAAGTACTGGTGTTAGCCAAATCAGAATTGTAGCTGAAAAATAG
- a CDS encoding IS4 family transposase, whose protein sequence is MLTANILEILCGFQIVKGKPSKQVLAKLITALVEDENVQFHQIAKNLPSKAQKASRTKQVKRFMSGAVFNYQALMAWLFSCLPSGKITLCIDRTNWQSRKQAVNILAVTAYSHGVGFPLAFRLLDKKGNSHQQERIDLLKEVLQIVPPERIGKVIADREFIGKKWLRFMTMQGIVFCVRIPSHHKINIDGVEKTGEVWSKEGFRCTDRRATIYGMDLTLSMQMTKDKNGRKDYLIVVSNLMKSGLLSSYRKRWSIEVFFQSLKGRGFNLEATHLTKLDRLERLFAVVCMAFAVCHLFGVAFHEKVQNIKVKNHGYRENSYFRKGKDLLQEHFCTRSRQVGNEIKGLWKKFWRGISPKTPSEKLVFSWL, encoded by the coding sequence ATGTTGACTGCAAATATACTTGAAATCCTCTGCGGTTTCCAAATCGTCAAAGGCAAACCAAGCAAACAGGTACTAGCCAAGCTAATTACGGCCTTGGTGGAAGATGAAAATGTGCAATTTCATCAGATAGCCAAAAACTTGCCATCCAAGGCACAAAAAGCTTCTCGGACCAAGCAAGTCAAACGCTTTATGTCAGGAGCTGTGTTCAATTATCAGGCCCTGATGGCATGGTTGTTTTCCTGCCTGCCATCCGGAAAGATCACCCTCTGCATTGACCGAACCAACTGGCAGTCCAGAAAGCAGGCAGTGAATATTCTGGCCGTGACGGCCTACAGTCATGGCGTGGGTTTCCCACTGGCTTTTCGGCTACTGGACAAAAAAGGAAACAGCCACCAGCAGGAGCGTATTGATTTGCTGAAGGAAGTGCTTCAGATTGTACCTCCCGAGCGGATCGGGAAAGTGATTGCAGACCGAGAGTTTATCGGCAAAAAGTGGCTTCGGTTTATGACCATGCAAGGGATTGTCTTCTGCGTTCGGATTCCATCACACCACAAAATCAACATCGATGGTGTGGAGAAAACAGGAGAGGTATGGAGCAAAGAAGGTTTTCGTTGCACTGACCGAAGAGCGACGATCTATGGAATGGACCTGACTCTTTCCATGCAGATGACCAAGGATAAAAACGGGCGAAAGGACTACCTGATCGTAGTCTCAAACCTGATGAAAAGCGGCTTGCTGTCAAGCTATAGAAAACGGTGGAGCATCGAGGTGTTCTTCCAGTCGCTCAAAGGGCGGGGATTCAACCTGGAAGCCACTCACCTGACCAAATTGGATCGGCTTGAAAGACTTTTTGCTGTGGTGTGTATGGCCTTTGCTGTTTGTCACTTATTTGGCGTGGCTTTCCATGAAAAAGTACAAAACATAAAAGTAAAGAACCACGGTTACAGGGAGAACAGCTATTTCAGAAAGGGAAAAGATCTGTTGCAGGAACATTTCTGTACGAGATCCCGCCAAGTAGGTAATGAGATCAAAGGACTTTGGAAGAAGTTTTGGAGGGGAATTAGTCCCAAAACACCATCTGAAAAACTGGTTTTTAGTTGGTTATAA
- a CDS encoding FMN-dependent NADH-azoreductase: MAILKINSSVQTDASVSRKLVEEVVKTINTSDAKVIDRDLTEGLPLLTQEMVGAFYTPENDRSAEQNKSIEVSEKLVTELQEADTIVIGAPIYNFGIPASLKAYFDLVARVGVTFKYTDEGPVGLLEGKKAYVVIASGGVPMGADWDFASSYLKTVLGFIGISDVTLIDASQLLSGAEAIVEKAKEQISTLATEVA, translated from the coding sequence ATGGCAATACTGAAAATTAACTCGAGTGTACAAACAGATGCATCTGTAAGCAGAAAATTGGTAGAAGAGGTAGTGAAAACAATCAACACTTCTGATGCAAAAGTGATTGATAGAGACCTTACAGAAGGACTTCCATTGCTGACTCAAGAAATGGTAGGTGCATTTTATACTCCAGAAAATGATCGTTCAGCAGAACAGAATAAATCAATTGAAGTATCTGAAAAGCTGGTAACAGAACTGCAAGAGGCGGATACTATCGTGATTGGTGCTCCAATTTATAACTTTGGAATTCCTGCATCACTTAAAGCATATTTTGATCTGGTAGCTAGAGTAGGCGTTACTTTTAAATATACAGACGAAGGACCTGTAGGTCTTTTGGAAGGTAAAAAAGCTTACGTTGTTATTGCAAGTGGTGGTGTGCCAATGGGTGCTGATTGGGATTTTGCATCTAGTTACCTGAAAACTGTTTTGGGTTTTATCGGTATTTCAGATGTAACATTGATTGATGCTTCACAGCTGTTGTCAGGTGCAGAAGCAATTGTTGAAAAGGCTAAAGAGCAAATCTCTACATTGGCTACTGAAGTAGCGTAA
- a CDS encoding IS630 family transposase, translated as MSRVQTYIKEHCQKWVKVSTLRRWMKKWGYRWKRSRKSLLHKRNQEDFEKAHQWLNTLKKKEEQGRIDLYFFDEMGVNLIPSVPYAWQLKGKRILLPSVPSANLTVLGFMSRTQSFKSFLFQGAANSEIVIECFDRFASDIIRPTIVVLDNAPTHRSHRFKEQIEKWRDKGLILFFIPPYSPELNLIERLWKEIKYTWLPKYAYTSKQDLEKQIIYILENIGEKFSISFQ; from the coding sequence TTGTCAAGAGTTCAAACCTACATCAAGGAGCATTGTCAAAAGTGGGTGAAAGTCTCAACGCTACGACGTTGGATGAAGAAATGGGGTTACCGATGGAAAAGAAGCCGCAAAAGCTTGCTGCATAAACGGAATCAGGAAGACTTTGAAAAAGCCCACCAATGGCTGAATACACTTAAGAAAAAGGAGGAGCAGGGAAGAATCGATCTTTATTTCTTTGATGAAATGGGCGTCAACCTTATCCCAAGTGTGCCTTATGCATGGCAACTAAAAGGTAAAAGGATATTGCTTCCTTCCGTGCCAAGTGCAAATCTGACCGTACTCGGGTTTATGAGTAGAACACAATCATTCAAGTCTTTTCTCTTTCAAGGGGCTGCCAACTCTGAAATAGTTATTGAGTGCTTTGATCGCTTTGCCAGTGACATAATTCGTCCAACCATTGTCGTGTTAGACAATGCACCTACACATCGAAGTCATAGATTCAAGGAACAAATCGAAAAATGGAGGGATAAAGGACTTATACTCTTCTTTATCCCTCCTTATTCTCCTGAGCTTAATTTGATTGAAAGACTCTGGAAAGAAATAAAATATACATGGTTGCCTAAGTATGCTTATACCTCTAAACAAGACCTAGAAAAACAGATAATCTATATCCTTGAAAACATAGGAGAGAAATTCTCCATTTCATTTCAATAG
- a CDS encoding helix-turn-helix domain-containing protein, with protein sequence MKPQLTLTPEDRSKLEKLYKYDTSSRVRLRSHAVLLYAQGFNFTQLTEILQVNKIETVSRWIQHWQQHGFSGLYDSKPQQHPRKSFKASEEKKSLIS encoded by the coding sequence ATGAAACCACAACTGACTCTGACACCAGAAGATCGCAGCAAGCTCGAAAAGCTGTATAAGTACGATACCTCCTCACGGGTACGCCTCCGTTCTCATGCAGTCCTGCTTTACGCCCAAGGCTTTAACTTTACACAGTTAACTGAGATCTTGCAAGTGAATAAAATCGAAACGGTTAGCCGTTGGATTCAGCATTGGCAACAGCACGGCTTTTCAGGTCTGTATGATAGCAAGCCACAGCAGCATCCCCGCAAAAGTTTCAAGGCGTCAGAGGAAAAAAAATCATTGATTTCCTAA
- a CDS encoding cytochrome P460 family protein yields the protein MKLKTIVLTLTSAVVLLSLHACVYNDAVTVFEEEYIFTSADIEGYEDWTVLGHSDRPDINQYRTIYINKAEEADRTDGLYPVGTIIVKEGRNHGDRSQIVALQVMAKRGGEFNPLGNHWEWAYTASGDVEALDNNRGDNEITLNGTTCISCHQGANDLVIKSYKE from the coding sequence ATGAAGCTAAAAACTATTGTACTGACACTTACCTCAGCGGTGGTGTTACTATCCCTTCATGCATGTGTTTACAATGATGCAGTAACAGTTTTCGAAGAGGAGTATATTTTTACATCAGCCGATATCGAAGGGTATGAGGACTGGACAGTATTGGGACATTCGGATAGGCCTGACATCAATCAATACCGGACCATCTATATTAACAAGGCAGAAGAAGCTGACCGAACAGATGGTTTATACCCTGTAGGAACTATTATCGTGAAGGAAGGTAGAAACCATGGAGACCGTTCACAGATTGTTGCTTTGCAGGTGATGGCAAAACGAGGAGGGGAGTTTAATCCATTAGGCAATCACTGGGAGTGGGCTTATACGGCAAGTGGTGATGTAGAGGCACTGGATAATAACCGTGGTGACAATGAAATAACATTAAATGGTACAACTTGTATCAGTTGTCATCAGGGAGCCAATGACCTGGTTATAAAATCGTACAAGGAGTAG